The following are from one region of the Halodesulfurarchaeum sp. HSR-GB genome:
- a CDS encoding pyridoxal-phosphate dependent enzyme, whose translation MPERAGSGPVAERLTDLVGETPILHLKEFAPNLYGKVESFNPLSSVKDRVAVNMLERAAANDELDAETTVVEATSGNTGIGLAFAGAAMGYEVCLVMPESMSEERRQILRGLGADLELTPAEEGMPGAIERADAIAATGNTYRPRQFENPANPAAHRTETGPEIEAALDQVDVLVASVGTGGTITGIAQYFKRDLGRADFEVVAIEPADSRVLEGGEPGNENIPGIGAGFVPDVLELALIDTVERTTPKAARETARELARETGLLAGVSAGAAVNVATSVAKSDESQTVVTILPDTGERYLLEGVFE comes from the coding sequence ATGCCCGAACGCGCTGGCTCCGGCCCCGTTGCCGAGCGGTTGACTGACCTCGTGGGAGAGACCCCGATCTTGCACCTAAAGGAGTTCGCGCCGAACCTCTACGGGAAAGTCGAATCGTTCAACCCGCTCTCATCCGTGAAAGACCGGGTCGCCGTCAACATGCTGGAGAGGGCCGCGGCAAACGACGAACTCGACGCAGAGACGACGGTCGTGGAGGCGACGAGTGGCAACACGGGGATCGGGCTGGCATTCGCCGGCGCGGCGATGGGCTATGAGGTGTGTCTCGTGATGCCCGAGTCGATGAGCGAGGAGCGCCGACAGATCCTCCGGGGCCTGGGCGCGGATCTCGAACTCACTCCCGCCGAGGAGGGGATGCCTGGGGCCATCGAGCGGGCGGACGCCATCGCCGCCACGGGGAACACCTACCGACCCAGGCAGTTCGAGAACCCGGCCAATCCCGCTGCCCACCGGACGGAGACCGGGCCCGAAATCGAGGCCGCGCTGGATCAGGTCGACGTCCTGGTCGCGAGTGTCGGAACGGGCGGAACGATCACGGGGATCGCCCAGTACTTCAAGCGAGACCTGGGCCGGGCGGACTTCGAGGTGGTCGCGATCGAACCGGCGGACTCGCGGGTTCTCGAGGGTGGAGAGCCGGGCAACGAGAACATCCCGGGGATCGGGGCCGGGTTCGTTCCGGATGTCCTCGAACTGGCGTTGATCGACACGGTCGAGCGAACGACCCCCAAGGCGGCCCGGGAGACGGCCCGGGAACTCGCCAGGGAAACTGGCCTGTTGGCCGGCGTTTCCGCGGGCGCGGCCGTGAACGTCGCCACCAGCGTTGCAAAATCCGACGAGTCACAGACCGTCGTCACGATCCTTCCCGACACCGGCGAGCGATACCTTCTAGAGGGAGTGTTCGAGTGA
- a CDS encoding aspartate aminotransferase family protein produces the protein MESGGNKHHAERTTPGSERLHESATEVFPGGVSHNIRYHEPHPLYVESASGATIRDVDGNEYVDYWMNHQTSVLGHAYPTVVEAVQEQAADGLHYGTPNERGLAFGRKILEAFPAAERLRFTSSGTEATMYAVRLARATTGKDHILKAEGGWHGGSSDLSSAVHSPFDRRTTAGLPPGVEEHVHAFPINDEAAVQDLFEQYDVGGVIVEPMLLAGGGVECEADFLAFLREETRRRDAQLIFDEVVTGFRVSPGSYQARVGIEPDLTSFGKVAGGGLPIGGLAGRADLFERAKPNANVPPEQAILAGGGTFTMNPMTATAGLATLEVLESEPVYEHTESWGETVRSGLAEIFADRGVDARVLGTSSLFCPHFEPEAPLTDVKAVETATNRSALVEFHDRLIDRGHYHLPGHMGSVSYQTTEAQLEDLLESSEEVIQELQAEEVL, from the coding sequence ATGGAATCAGGCGGTAACAAACACCACGCCGAACGGACGACCCCCGGGAGCGAGCGCCTCCACGAATCCGCGACCGAGGTCTTCCCGGGCGGGGTCTCACACAACATCAGATACCACGAGCCACACCCGCTCTACGTCGAGTCAGCGAGCGGCGCGACGATCCGGGACGTCGACGGCAACGAGTACGTCGATTACTGGATGAACCACCAGACGAGCGTCCTGGGGCATGCCTACCCAACGGTCGTCGAAGCGGTCCAGGAGCAGGCGGCCGACGGACTGCACTATGGCACCCCCAACGAACGGGGACTCGCCTTCGGGCGGAAGATCCTGGAGGCCTTTCCAGCCGCCGAACGCCTGCGATTTACGTCCTCTGGGACCGAGGCGACGATGTACGCCGTCCGACTCGCAAGGGCCACGACTGGCAAGGACCACATCCTCAAGGCCGAGGGCGGCTGGCACGGGGGCAGTTCGGACCTGTCGAGTGCCGTCCACAGCCCCTTCGACCGACGGACGACAGCCGGACTCCCGCCGGGAGTCGAGGAGCACGTTCACGCCTTCCCGATCAACGACGAAGCGGCCGTCCAGGACCTGTTCGAGCAGTACGACGTGGGCGGTGTCATCGTCGAGCCCATGTTGCTCGCCGGCGGTGGGGTCGAGTGCGAGGCGGATTTCCTGGCCTTTCTCCGGGAGGAGACCCGACGCCGCGACGCCCAGTTGATCTTCGACGAGGTGGTGACCGGGTTCCGGGTTTCACCCGGAAGCTATCAGGCGCGAGTCGGTATCGAGCCCGACCTGACGTCCTTCGGCAAGGTCGCCGGCGGGGGGCTTCCGATCGGCGGCCTCGCCGGTCGTGCGGATCTTTTCGAGCGGGCGAAACCGAACGCCAACGTGCCTCCGGAGCAGGCAATCCTGGCGGGCGGCGGGACGTTCACGATGAATCCGATGACCGCGACGGCGGGCCTGGCCACCCTGGAGGTGCTCGAATCAGAGCCAGTCTACGAGCACACCGAATCCTGGGGCGAGACGGTGCGCTCAGGACTCGCTGAAATCTTCGCGGACCGGGGTGTGGACGCCAGGGTACTTGGAACGAGTTCGCTCTTCTGTCCGCACTTCGAGCCAGAAGCACCCCTGACCGACGTGAAAGCAGTCGAGACGGCAACGAATCGATCCGCCCTCGTGGAATTCCACGACCGGCTGATCGACCGGGGACACTACCACCTCCCGGGACACATGGGGAGTGTCTCCTACCAGACGACGGAGGCACAACTCGAAGACCTGCTCGAATCGAGCGAGGAAGTGATACAGGAACTACAGGCGGAGGAGGTTCTATGA
- a CDS encoding MgtC/SapB family protein, with amino-acid sequence MPEPSLSLGLSVAVAFGIGAIIGMEREQSESGGAYAGSRTFPLFALYGALVSAFFPAGVPLALFTVALPLTVAYAAKIHIEGDMGLTTLVAGLVTVVLGAMTTHSDRAMIAAIVTAGIVVVLLSSKGWIHGIADNIGEAERRASVKFIVVVLVVLPLLPDRNLDVLLGLNPRYVWLMVVLVSGLSFAAYLLGETIGAKRGIVATGVLGGFVSSTATAMSMAERTREAPSLYHITAFSAVIASIVMFPRALVEVAVVNPALFPLVLVPLGGMTVAGAAIAAVVYWRSTAHQKIEADIQNPFHLRPALVFGAVFAVVLLVSEYANTWFGVSGIYGTAFVSGLADVDAITLSLSTLSANGEISDAVATTGIVIAAIANTLVKAGLTWVLGTRALGRLVTAILGTVAIVGVVLVLLL; translated from the coding sequence ATGCCCGAACCCTCCCTCTCGCTCGGACTCTCCGTGGCCGTGGCCTTCGGGATCGGTGCGATCATCGGCATGGAGCGCGAGCAGAGCGAGTCGGGAGGGGCCTACGCCGGGAGTCGCACGTTTCCGCTCTTTGCACTGTACGGGGCCCTCGTCTCCGCGTTCTTTCCGGCAGGGGTTCCACTCGCGCTGTTCACCGTAGCGCTGCCGCTGACCGTTGCCTACGCGGCGAAGATACACATCGAGGGGGACATGGGGCTCACGACGCTGGTCGCGGGCCTTGTCACGGTGGTTCTGGGAGCGATGACCACCCACTCCGACCGGGCGATGATCGCGGCTATCGTGACCGCAGGGATCGTCGTCGTGCTGCTCTCCTCGAAGGGGTGGATTCACGGTATTGCCGACAACATCGGTGAGGCCGAGCGCCGCGCGAGCGTGAAGTTCATCGTGGTCGTGCTCGTGGTGCTGCCCCTGTTGCCCGACCGAAATCTGGACGTGCTGTTGGGGCTCAATCCGCGGTACGTCTGGTTGATGGTCGTCTTGGTCTCGGGCCTGAGTTTCGCCGCGTACCTCCTGGGAGAGACGATCGGGGCCAAGCGAGGGATCGTCGCGACCGGGGTGCTCGGTGGTTTCGTCTCCTCGACTGCGACGGCGATGTCGATGGCCGAACGGACCCGGGAGGCCCCGTCGCTGTACCACATCACGGCGTTCTCGGCAGTCATCGCGTCGATCGTGATGTTTCCCCGGGCGCTGGTCGAGGTCGCAGTCGTCAATCCGGCGTTGTTCCCACTCGTGCTCGTCCCGCTCGGGGGCATGACCGTCGCCGGGGCGGCGATCGCGGCCGTCGTCTACTGGCGGTCGACCGCTCACCAGAAAATCGAGGCCGACATTCAGAACCCGTTTCACCTCAGACCGGCCCTCGTCTTCGGGGCAGTGTTCGCCGTCGTCCTGCTGGTCTCGGAGTACGCCAACACCTGGTTCGGGGTCTCGGGGATCTACGGAACCGCGTTCGTCTCCGGGCTGGCGGACGTGGACGCGATCACGCTCTCGCTGAGTACCCTCTCGGCGAACGGTGAGATCTCGGATGCGGTCGCGACGACGGGGATCGTGATCGCCGCCATCGCGAACACGCTGGTCAAAGCGGGGCTCACCTGGGTGCTGGGGACCCGCGCGCTGGGACGCCTGGTGACGGCGATTCTGGGCACGGTGGCGATCGTGGGCGTGGTCCTCGTGCTCCTGCTCTGA
- a CDS encoding thermonuclease family protein has product MRRAIGGVLLLVLLAGCAGLPMGPGTGTADQAVNVTVTEVVDGDTIDVRFADGRTDRVRLLGVDTPEVHVENDPAEFEGVPDTAAGERCLRAAGENATTFVESRVADSTVRLEFDPLSDRRGGYDRLLAYVYLNETNLNHQLVETGHARVYDSEFTMSGEFYAAERDAQAATRGVWNCTTQAAS; this is encoded by the coding sequence ATGCGACGAGCCATTGGCGGTGTCTTGCTCCTGGTTTTACTGGCCGGCTGTGCCGGCCTGCCGATGGGCCCTGGGACTGGGACCGCCGATCAGGCGGTGAACGTCACCGTCACCGAGGTCGTCGACGGTGACACCATCGACGTGCGGTTCGCCGACGGTCGAACCGACCGGGTTCGGCTCCTCGGGGTCGACACCCCCGAAGTCCACGTGGAGAACGATCCGGCCGAATTCGAGGGTGTTCCCGATACGGCCGCCGGGGAGCGCTGTCTCCGAGCCGCTGGGGAGAACGCCACGACGTTCGTCGAGAGTCGGGTGGCCGACTCGACGGTTCGGCTCGAATTCGATCCCCTGTCTGATCGCCGCGGGGGTTACGATCGACTCCTCGCCTACGTCTACCTGAACGAGACGAACCTGAACCACCAACTGGTCGAGACGGGCCACGCCCGGGTCTATGACTCCGAGTTCACGATGAGCGGGGAGTTCTACGCGGCCGAACGGGACGCCCAGGCAGCAACCCGTGGCGTCTGGAACTGCACGACCCAGGCGGCGAGCTAG
- a CDS encoding TIGR00266 family protein yields the protein MQTELTHRPSFTHLIVDLDAGESIRAEPGALVGHSETIHVETTTSRGGLLSSAKSMLGGESMFANEFVAEDGPGRVTFAPGTPGDVMEHELTGETLYAADGAFLAATPGIDIDSELGGLKSVLGEAGLTPLALKGTGSVFIDAYGGLERIDLDPGESYVLDNEHLIAWDSEIDFSTRTVGGLKSTLLGGEGLVFEFTGPGTAWYQTRDLDAFVSSIAPRLPNDQ from the coding sequence ATGCAAACCGAACTAACCCACCGGCCGTCTTTCACCCACCTGATCGTCGATCTCGACGCCGGCGAGTCGATTCGTGCCGAGCCAGGGGCGCTGGTCGGCCACTCCGAGACGATTCATGTCGAGACGACGACCAGCCGTGGCGGGTTGCTCAGCTCCGCGAAGTCCATGCTGGGCGGGGAGTCGATGTTCGCAAACGAGTTCGTCGCGGAGGACGGCCCCGGTCGGGTGACTTTCGCGCCCGGGACGCCGGGGGACGTCATGGAACACGAACTTACTGGGGAAACCCTCTATGCCGCCGATGGGGCCTTTCTGGCGGCCACGCCCGGAATCGACATCGACTCCGAACTCGGCGGACTGAAGTCCGTCCTTGGCGAGGCCGGGCTGACGCCGCTCGCGCTCAAGGGAACCGGGTCGGTGTTCATCGATGCCTACGGCGGACTCGAGCGGATCGATCTCGACCCGGGCGAGTCCTACGTCCTGGATAACGAGCACTTGATCGCCTGGGACAGTGAGATCGACTTCTCGACCCGGACGGTCGGTGGCCTGAAATCGACGCTTCTGGGCGGCGAAGGCCTGGTCTTCGAGTTTACCGGGCCTGGCACCGCCTGGTACCAGACCCGGGATCTAGACGCGTTCGTCTCCTCGATCGCGCCGCGGCTGCCAAACGACCAGTAG
- a CDS encoding MTH1187 family thiamine-binding protein, which produces MTVFALLSVAPVRDGDMAEDVAAAIEALDDYDVAYETNPMATTIEAPDIDTLLAAVGAAHKAIEADRVSTVLKIDDKRTADHDASAKVESVEAELGRPARSTRTE; this is translated from the coding sequence ATGACCGTTTTCGCACTGCTCTCGGTGGCACCGGTTCGGGACGGGGACATGGCCGAAGACGTGGCCGCAGCCATCGAGGCACTGGACGACTACGATGTCGCCTACGAGACGAACCCGATGGCGACCACCATCGAGGCCCCGGACATCGACACGTTGCTTGCAGCCGTCGGAGCCGCCCACAAGGCCATCGAGGCCGACCGGGTGAGTACGGTTCTGAAGATCGACGACAAGCGAACGGCCGATCACGACGCCAGTGCGAAAGTCGAGTCCGTCGAAGCTGAACTGGGACGACCGGCCAGGTCGACCCGGACCGAGTGA